From Achromobacter spanius, a single genomic window includes:
- a CDS encoding FAD/NAD(P)-binding protein → MTRAPASAPPAATDLAIAGGGSVGVSFLYQFLLALQAAPGVRPPTIHLFEPQAAPGPGDAYQDDLRSNLLNIPAGNMSARADHRLDFVDWLREQDANWLQGFGVTTIDPADFLPRPLFGAYLRAVYARCRLLAESLGVTLAHVPSRVHRVTPQPDGRVLVQPDPGAPLAARHVVLCNGNLPSQAFPALEGAAGYFNSPYPVSSLTHTIAPDASVCIVGTSLSAVDAVAALQQAGHRGPILCVSRNGRLPSVRSPHNRAPSTLQHLSRDGALRLAARHGGALTLDIIWQALQEEVRALQGSLDDDDVLGMEGDARAALDDEIRRSSAAPRPWQAVAAATNAAVDQIWHLLPGAERRRFQSQWRSIWMARRATFPMRNALKLQSLFGANQLRVAAGFAGCDHDSATGLFRTRLRTADGQIEHLSQHLINATSFSVDAQRTDDPLVSQLLRDGHAQADSHGGLALDYDTGCLTNAGGQIVAGVSVLGSLAGGTYFWTTSMDVNARLARDQAERIAATLRAAPAIDPGIPGDIPSPERWTAHRPPHPAQAASS, encoded by the coding sequence ATGACGCGCGCCCCCGCTTCGGCCCCGCCGGCCGCAACCGACCTGGCCATCGCGGGCGGCGGCTCGGTTGGCGTCAGCTTCCTCTATCAGTTCCTGCTGGCGCTGCAGGCCGCGCCCGGCGTGCGCCCGCCAACGATCCATCTCTTCGAGCCGCAGGCCGCCCCCGGTCCTGGCGATGCGTACCAGGACGACCTGCGCAGCAACCTGCTCAACATTCCGGCGGGCAACATGTCCGCGCGCGCCGACCATCGGCTGGACTTTGTCGACTGGCTGCGCGAACAGGATGCCAACTGGCTCCAAGGCTTCGGCGTCACCACGATCGACCCCGCCGACTTCCTGCCGCGCCCGCTGTTCGGCGCCTACCTGCGCGCGGTCTACGCGCGCTGCCGCCTGCTTGCCGAATCGCTGGGCGTGACGCTCGCACACGTGCCCAGCCGCGTACATCGCGTGACGCCGCAGCCCGACGGCCGCGTGCTTGTCCAGCCCGATCCCGGCGCGCCGCTCGCCGCGCGCCACGTCGTGCTGTGCAACGGCAACCTGCCTTCGCAGGCATTCCCCGCGCTGGAGGGCGCGGCGGGTTACTTCAACAGCCCGTATCCGGTGTCGTCGCTGACGCACACCATCGCGCCCGATGCCTCCGTGTGCATCGTCGGCACCAGCTTGAGCGCCGTGGACGCCGTGGCCGCGTTGCAGCAGGCCGGACACCGCGGGCCTATCCTGTGCGTCTCGCGTAACGGGCGGCTGCCGTCGGTGCGCAGCCCGCACAACCGCGCGCCCAGCACGCTGCAGCACCTGAGCCGCGACGGCGCCCTTCGGCTGGCGGCCCGGCACGGCGGCGCGCTGACGCTGGACATCATCTGGCAGGCGCTGCAGGAAGAGGTGCGGGCGCTGCAAGGTTCGCTGGACGACGACGATGTGCTTGGCATGGAAGGCGACGCCCGAGCCGCACTGGACGATGAAATCCGCCGGTCGTCCGCGGCGCCGCGTCCATGGCAGGCGGTGGCAGCCGCCACCAATGCGGCGGTCGACCAGATCTGGCATCTGTTGCCGGGCGCCGAACGGCGCCGCTTCCAGTCGCAATGGCGATCAATCTGGATGGCGCGACGTGCCACCTTCCCGATGCGCAACGCCTTGAAATTGCAGTCCTTGTTCGGCGCGAACCAGCTCCGCGTTGCCGCCGGCTTTGCCGGCTGCGATCACGATTCGGCTACCGGCCTGTTCCGCACGCGATTGCGCACGGCGGACGGCCAGATCGAACATCTGAGCCAGCATCTCATCAACGCCACGAGCTTCTCGGTGGATGCGCAGCGCACGGACGATCCGCTCGTGTCCCAGCTGCTGCGCGACGGTCACGCGCAAGCCGATTCGCATGGGGGACTGGCGCTGGACTACGACACCGGCTGCCTGACAAACGCCGGCGGCCAGATCGTGGCGGGCGTCTCGGTGCTGGGCAGCCTGGCAGGGGGCACGTACTTCTGGACCACGTCCATGGACGTGAACGCCCGGCTGGCGCGCGATCAGGCCGAGCGGATCGCGGCCACGCTGCGCGCCGCGCCCGCTATTGATCCAGGAATCCCCGGCGATATCCCATCCCCTGAGAGATGGACTGCGCACAGGCCGCCACATCCGGCGCAAGCTGCTTCATCCTAG
- a CDS encoding CoA transferase subunit A, which yields MASGFNQKNKQCSLQELAALVPNGASIALGGSFLHRGPFAFVRELIRQEKRDLELIKQSPGYDVDILCRAGVLRRVRAGIVAMEGNFGLAPWYRRAVERHEIELEEHACASLTAGLRASAFGVPFQPCGGLHGSGLPELNGWQCLDDPYGSGEKTWVVPAIKPDFAVIQASEVDALGNVRVHGTAHWDRIMSRAAGSVLVVAEKQVDSAVFEAQPESTLVPYFMVQAFAVVPQGAWPGSCWPDYAIDYPAVETYMDKNSDLRAHMAAAPESREGNHG from the coding sequence ATGGCTTCAGGATTCAACCAAAAGAACAAGCAGTGCAGCTTGCAGGAACTGGCGGCGCTGGTGCCGAACGGGGCGTCGATCGCGCTGGGCGGCAGCTTTCTGCATCGCGGACCGTTCGCCTTCGTGCGCGAACTGATCCGCCAGGAAAAGCGCGATCTGGAACTCATCAAGCAGTCGCCGGGGTACGACGTGGACATCCTGTGCCGTGCGGGCGTGCTGCGCCGCGTGCGCGCGGGCATCGTTGCGATGGAAGGCAATTTCGGGCTGGCGCCCTGGTATCGCCGCGCCGTGGAGCGCCACGAGATCGAACTTGAGGAACACGCGTGCGCCAGCCTGACGGCGGGGCTGCGCGCATCGGCCTTTGGCGTGCCGTTTCAGCCTTGCGGCGGCCTGCATGGCAGCGGCCTGCCCGAATTGAACGGCTGGCAATGCCTGGACGATCCGTACGGCAGCGGCGAGAAGACCTGGGTGGTGCCCGCGATCAAGCCGGACTTCGCCGTGATCCAGGCGTCCGAAGTGGATGCGCTGGGCAACGTGCGCGTGCATGGCACGGCGCACTGGGATCGCATCATGTCGCGCGCCGCGGGCAGCGTGCTGGTCGTGGCCGAAAAGCAGGTGGACAGCGCGGTGTTCGAGGCGCAGCCCGAATCCACGCTGGTGCCGTATTTCATGGTGCAGGCCTTTGCGGTGGTGCCGCAGGGCGCGTGGCCGGGGTCGTGCTGGCCCGATTACGCCATCGACTATCCGGCAGTGGAAACCTACATGGACAAGAACAGCGATCTGCGCGCGCACATGGCGGCGGCGCCCGAATCGCGGGAGGGAAATCATGGCTGA
- a CDS encoding SIR2 family NAD-dependent protein deacylase, with protein MKNTHHDIPPALAQALRDARRVVVFTGAGVSAESGIATFRDALTGLWSRFDAQALATPEAFREHPDVVWGWYEWRRAQVLRAAPNAAHHAIATLARLVPALTVITQNVDDLHERAGSRAVTHLHGSLHAPRCSRCGAPQTFAAETPQEPDGGRRITPPACTACGAPVRPGVVWFGESLPAQAWRDATDAVRECDLLLSIGTSSLVYPAAELPQLAIAGGATVAQVNPAATPLDALAHHNLRGAAAEVMPKLLSAARFGENQG; from the coding sequence ATGAAAAACACGCATCACGATATTCCGCCCGCGCTGGCGCAGGCGCTGCGCGACGCGCGCCGCGTCGTCGTCTTCACGGGCGCGGGGGTGTCCGCGGAAAGCGGCATCGCCACGTTCCGCGATGCCTTGACCGGGCTCTGGTCGCGCTTTGACGCGCAGGCGCTGGCCACGCCCGAAGCCTTCCGGGAACATCCCGACGTCGTCTGGGGCTGGTACGAATGGCGGCGCGCGCAGGTCTTGCGCGCCGCGCCCAATGCCGCGCACCACGCCATCGCCACCCTCGCGCGCCTCGTCCCGGCGCTGACCGTCATCACGCAGAACGTGGACGATCTGCACGAGCGCGCGGGCAGCCGCGCCGTCACGCATCTGCACGGCAGCCTGCATGCGCCGCGCTGTTCGCGCTGCGGCGCGCCGCAGACCTTTGCCGCCGAAACGCCGCAAGAACCGGATGGCGGCCGGCGCATCACGCCGCCTGCGTGTACGGCATGCGGCGCGCCGGTGCGGCCGGGCGTCGTGTGGTTTGGCGAAAGCCTGCCGGCACAAGCCTGGCGCGACGCGACGGACGCCGTGCGGGAATGCGACCTGCTGCTCAGCATCGGCACTTCGTCGCTGGTGTACCCCGCCGCCGAACTGCCGCAGTTGGCCATCGCAGGCGGCGCCACGGTCGCGCAGGTCAACCCGGCCGCCACGCCGCTGGATGCGCTGGCCCATCACAATCTGCGCGGCGCCGCAGCCGAAGTGATGCCGAAATTGCTTTCCGCCGCGAGGTTTGGTGAGAATCAGGGATAA
- a CDS encoding CoA-transferase subunit beta, whose amino-acid sequence MAEQWSGFSYIVTNLARFIRPDEITFSGVNSTMPMLACLLAKRAYDWDFVYINVAGGVNPRPSHIPLSSSDPVLAEHTASIFSNEDFYDLCTRGRMDLTFLGAAQIDGAGCANNSCIGDWHEPKVRLPGGGGGAVMLPTAKRACTWRTEHSRRTFVPKLDFMTSWGGFHGVVTPIAVFVKRDGRLALQSWHPESSLSEVRERTGFEFDATGAGPTEPPTEQEARALRELDAGGQFERDAAVALR is encoded by the coding sequence ATGGCTGAGCAATGGTCGGGCTTTTCGTACATCGTCACCAATCTGGCGCGCTTCATCCGTCCTGACGAAATCACGTTCAGCGGCGTGAACTCCACCATGCCCATGCTGGCGTGCCTGCTTGCCAAGCGCGCCTACGACTGGGACTTTGTGTACATCAACGTGGCGGGCGGTGTGAACCCGCGGCCGTCGCACATCCCGTTGTCCAGTTCGGATCCGGTGCTGGCCGAACACACCGCGTCGATCTTTTCCAACGAAGACTTCTACGACCTGTGCACGCGCGGCCGCATGGACCTGACCTTTTTGGGCGCCGCGCAGATCGACGGCGCGGGCTGCGCCAACAACTCGTGCATCGGCGACTGGCATGAACCCAAGGTCCGGTTGCCCGGCGGGGGCGGGGGCGCGGTGATGCTGCCGACGGCCAAGCGCGCCTGCACCTGGCGCACCGAGCATTCGCGGCGTACGTTCGTGCCCAAGCTGGACTTCATGACGTCGTGGGGCGGCTTTCATGGCGTGGTGACGCCGATTGCGGTGTTCGTCAAACGCGACGGCCGTCTGGCTCTGCAATCCTGGCATCCGGAGTCCAGCCTGTCCGAAGTACGGGAACGCACGGGTTTCGAGTTCGACGCCACCGGCGCCGGTCCGACCGAACCGCCGACCGAGCAGGAAGCCCGCGCCTTGCGTGAGCTGGACGCCGGCGGGCAGTTCGAACGCGACGCCGCCGTCGCGCTGCGCTGA
- a CDS encoding IclR family transcriptional regulator, whose product MDKTLLKGLMVLEAVTDVDNPPRTIDALAARVGLTRSNTHRTLQTLIHAGYVIKDDDGGGYRGAVRLFELAARQLAQLDVRKLAAPYMRTLADQTGETVHLSVLDGFDVVYVDKIDSPQPIRAYSMVGGRAPAYAVATGKALLAYQAEGYVERYAEQMVRHTPSTIVSMPLLKDELRKIARAGYAVNRGEWREGVGGLAVTVFNSLDQPVAAVGISGPLDRLSAARMKQLAPDVAACAQSISQGMGYRRGFLDQ is encoded by the coding sequence ATGGACAAGACGCTGCTCAAAGGACTCATGGTGCTGGAAGCGGTGACCGATGTGGACAATCCGCCTCGCACCATCGATGCGCTGGCGGCGCGCGTGGGCCTGACCCGCAGCAATACGCATCGCACCTTGCAGACGCTGATCCACGCCGGCTATGTCATCAAGGACGACGACGGAGGCGGTTACCGCGGCGCCGTGCGCCTGTTCGAACTGGCGGCGCGGCAGTTGGCGCAACTGGACGTGCGCAAGCTGGCCGCGCCCTACATGCGCACGCTGGCGGACCAGACCGGCGAGACCGTGCATCTGTCGGTGCTGGACGGCTTTGATGTGGTCTACGTGGACAAGATCGACAGCCCGCAGCCCATTCGCGCGTATTCCATGGTGGGCGGCCGCGCGCCCGCCTACGCGGTGGCAACCGGCAAGGCGCTTCTGGCCTATCAGGCCGAAGGCTACGTCGAACGTTACGCCGAGCAGATGGTGCGGCACACGCCGTCCACCATCGTGTCCATGCCGCTCTTGAAAGACGAACTGCGCAAGATCGCGCGTGCCGGCTACGCGGTCAATCGGGGCGAATGGCGGGAAGGGGTGGGCGGGCTGGCCGTGACCGTGTTCAACAGTCTGGACCAGCCCGTCGCGGCGGTCGGTATCTCGGGACCGCTGGACCGCCTGAGCGCAGCTAGGATGAAGCAGCTTGCGCCGGATGTGGCGGCCTGTGCGCAGTCCATCTCTCAGGGGATGGGATATCGCCGGGGATTCCTGGATCAATAG
- a CDS encoding CaiB/BaiF CoA transferase family protein, protein MTPSSSLAGITVLEICNVAAGPFCGMLLADMGADVIKVENPEGGDTLRSWPPISDGYSENFASLNRNKRSVTLNLKDPGDLILARELALRADVLIENNRPGVMERLGLGYTQLREANPRLVYCSISAYGQSGPRAQEGGFDLTIQAMSGIMSVTGEPGGEPVKCGVPLADFSAGLYGAFAIASALRAAQASGQGTHIDVPMLGATLGIAALQTSEFFGSGKDPVKLGSAHPRNAPYQAFRCKNGYFGMAAGNQALWKAVCATVGREDLLADPRFTDTSARARNQTDLRDILEAIFAEHEAQDWLARFRAAGVPCAPINTYSEVLADPQVEHMGWVQALELPNGVQTRTFGLPIRFDGETTALRRRPPALGEHNDEVLGPLRDAGKGGKQ, encoded by the coding sequence ATGACACCCAGTTCGTCGCTTGCCGGCATCACGGTGCTGGAGATTTGCAACGTTGCGGCGGGACCCTTTTGCGGCATGTTGTTGGCGGACATGGGCGCGGATGTGATCAAGGTGGAGAACCCGGAGGGCGGCGATACGCTGCGCAGCTGGCCGCCCATCTCGGACGGCTACAGCGAGAACTTCGCCTCGCTCAATCGCAACAAGCGGTCGGTGACGTTGAACCTGAAGGATCCTGGCGATCTGATCCTGGCGCGGGAGCTCGCGCTACGCGCCGACGTGCTCATCGAGAACAACCGGCCGGGCGTCATGGAACGGCTGGGCCTGGGCTACACGCAGTTGCGCGAGGCCAATCCCCGGCTGGTGTATTGCTCGATCTCCGCCTACGGCCAGTCCGGGCCGCGCGCGCAGGAGGGCGGCTTTGACCTGACCATTCAGGCGATGAGCGGCATCATGAGCGTCACGGGCGAGCCCGGCGGCGAACCGGTCAAATGCGGCGTGCCGCTGGCGGACTTTTCCGCGGGGCTGTATGGCGCGTTCGCCATCGCATCGGCGCTGCGCGCGGCTCAGGCAAGCGGGCAGGGCACGCATATCGACGTGCCGATGCTGGGCGCCACGCTGGGCATCGCCGCCTTGCAGACGTCCGAGTTCTTCGGCAGCGGCAAGGATCCGGTCAAGCTCGGGTCGGCCCATCCGCGCAATGCGCCGTATCAGGCGTTTCGCTGCAAGAACGGCTATTTCGGCATGGCCGCGGGCAATCAGGCGCTGTGGAAGGCCGTGTGCGCGACGGTCGGGCGCGAAGACCTGCTGGCCGATCCCCGCTTTACCGACACCAGCGCCCGCGCCCGCAATCAGACCGATCTGCGCGACATCCTGGAAGCAATCTTCGCCGAGCACGAGGCGCAGGATTGGCTGGCGCGGTTCCGCGCGGCCGGCGTGCCGTGCGCGCCGATCAACACCTACTCCGAAGTGCTGGCCGATCCGCAGGTCGAGCACATGGGCTGGGTGCAGGCGCTGGAGCTGCCCAATGGCGTGCAAACGCGCACGTTTGGTTTGCCCATTCGGTTCGATGGCGAGACCACGGCGCTGCGCCGCCGCCCGCCTGCGCTGGGCGAGCATAACGACGAGGTGCTGGGACCGCTGCGCGACGCCGGCAAGGGAGGCAAGCAATGA
- a CDS encoding helix-turn-helix domain-containing protein — MEMTIPFSWRLPDVFVRSPDGILHRVVRHATTTETIALLEGMPSNTHLDCECKLDNGETLCWVGNDEYRQLNGGAVFLAVTAHTTPRGESRHSVSAPSDEKPASAPSPSRKKFAGAHARLPPAVVNLKTGNDWSLIRAWREHLNISTADMAARLGVDHSIYIELERPRPRPRQVILDRVSEALGVSPEQLDDSLLGGQFH; from the coding sequence GTGGAGATGACCATTCCGTTTTCCTGGAGACTTCCTGACGTCTTCGTACGTTCGCCAGACGGTATCTTGCACCGTGTGGTGCGACACGCCACGACCACGGAAACCATCGCCCTTCTCGAAGGCATGCCCAGCAACACCCATCTGGATTGCGAATGCAAGCTCGACAACGGCGAAACGCTGTGCTGGGTGGGCAACGACGAATACCGCCAGTTGAATGGCGGCGCCGTCTTTCTCGCCGTCACGGCGCACACCACACCTCGAGGCGAGTCGCGTCACAGCGTCTCCGCCCCGAGCGATGAAAAGCCGGCATCCGCGCCGAGCCCCTCACGCAAAAAGTTTGCAGGGGCCCACGCGCGCCTGCCGCCCGCTGTAGTCAATCTAAAAACCGGCAACGATTGGAGCCTGATACGCGCCTGGCGCGAGCATCTGAATATCAGCACTGCTGATATGGCTGCCCGCCTTGGCGTAGATCACTCCATCTATATTGAATTGGAACGGCCGCGCCCGCGGCCCCGGCAGGTCATTCTTGACCGCGTGTCCGAGGCCCTGGGCGTATCGCCGGAACAACTCGATGATTCATTGTTAGGCGGACAGTTTCATTAG
- a CDS encoding Bug family tripartite tricarboxylate transporter substrate binding protein, protein MRLSWRIALASTVLALSANPASADNWPTKPVRMVVPFPPGGATDAAARIYAQHLGDFLGQSVVVENKAGAGGEIGAEFVAKSPGDGYTLLMGAVGSHAIHAAMPDKPGYDFGTAFVGVSMATSMPMAVAVNSSKIPAKNVQELIALAKSKPGSITFGSAGPGTSQHMAGELFQAVTGTRLMHVPYRGSGPAITDLLGGQIDMVIETLPALLPQVATGKIRLLGVTTAKRATALPDLPTLAEQGVKDYSVATTYALLAPAGTPPAVVDKLSGGMQKAAAMESVQQAALKLGADAIATSPADTSRMLKQEVARWADVVRLSAAK, encoded by the coding sequence ATGAGACTGTCGTGGCGTATTGCCCTGGCCAGCACGGTGCTGGCGTTGTCGGCCAACCCCGCATCGGCCGACAACTGGCCGACCAAACCCGTTCGCATGGTGGTGCCGTTTCCGCCGGGCGGCGCGACCGATGCCGCCGCACGCATCTATGCGCAGCATCTGGGAGATTTCCTGGGCCAGAGCGTGGTCGTTGAAAACAAGGCCGGCGCGGGCGGCGAGATCGGCGCCGAATTCGTCGCCAAGTCCCCGGGCGACGGCTACACGCTGCTGATGGGCGCGGTGGGCAGCCATGCCATCCACGCCGCCATGCCCGACAAGCCGGGCTACGACTTCGGCACCGCGTTTGTCGGCGTGTCCATGGCCACCAGCATGCCGATGGCGGTCGCGGTGAACAGCAGCAAGATCCCGGCCAAGAACGTGCAGGAGCTGATCGCGCTGGCCAAGAGCAAGCCGGGGTCCATCACCTTCGGGTCGGCCGGACCCGGCACCTCGCAGCACATGGCGGGCGAACTCTTCCAGGCAGTCACCGGCACGCGGCTCATGCACGTGCCGTATCGCGGCAGCGGCCCGGCAATCACGGATCTTCTGGGCGGTCAGATCGACATGGTCATCGAAACGCTGCCCGCGCTGCTGCCGCAGGTCGCCACCGGCAAGATCCGCCTGCTGGGCGTCACGACGGCCAAGCGCGCCACCGCGCTGCCCGACCTGCCGACGCTGGCGGAACAGGGGGTGAAGGATTATTCGGTCGCCACCACGTACGCGCTGCTCGCGCCGGCGGGCACGCCGCCCGCGGTCGTGGACAAACTGTCGGGCGGCATGCAAAAGGCGGCGGCGATGGAATCCGTGCAGCAAGCGGCCCTGAAACTCGGCGCCGACGCTATTGCCACCTCGCCGGCCGACACCAGCCGGATGCTCAAGCAGGAAGTCGCGCGCTGGGCCGACGTGGTGCGCCTGTCGGCGGCCAAATGA
- a CDS encoding enoyl-CoA hydratase/isomerase family protein, whose translation MSVLRIDRQGPRHVLTLARPEKMNALSADLVDALIAALDEAEGERAQVIVLQGEGKNFSAGFDFGDWQTQSEGDLLLRFVRIETLLQRLAASPCLTVALAHGRNFGAGVDVFGACKWRISTPDATFRMPGLKFGLVLGTRRFAALVGAERARTILEQAATFNAEDALRDGFASRLATQQEWPQIGEAALETASALTDASRTQLYAALSQETPDTDMARLVRSAAAPGLKDRVAAYLQAR comes from the coding sequence ATGAGCGTTCTGCGTATCGACCGGCAAGGGCCGCGCCACGTGCTGACGCTGGCGCGTCCCGAAAAAATGAATGCGCTGTCGGCCGACCTGGTCGATGCGCTGATCGCCGCGCTGGACGAGGCCGAGGGCGAACGTGCCCAGGTCATCGTGCTGCAAGGCGAGGGCAAGAACTTCAGCGCGGGCTTTGACTTTGGCGACTGGCAGACGCAGAGCGAAGGCGATCTGCTGCTGCGCTTCGTGCGGATCGAGACCCTGCTGCAGCGGCTGGCGGCATCGCCGTGCCTGACGGTGGCGCTGGCGCACGGGCGAAATTTCGGCGCGGGCGTGGACGTGTTCGGCGCCTGCAAATGGCGCATCAGCACGCCGGACGCCACGTTCCGCATGCCCGGTCTGAAGTTTGGGCTGGTGCTGGGCACGCGGCGTTTTGCGGCGCTGGTGGGTGCGGAGCGTGCGCGCACGATTCTTGAACAGGCCGCCACCTTCAACGCCGAAGACGCATTGCGCGATGGATTCGCCAGCCGGCTGGCAACACAGCAGGAGTGGCCGCAGATCGGCGAAGCGGCGCTGGAGACGGCGAGTGCGCTGACCGATGCCAGCCGCACGCAGCTCTACGCGGCCTTGTCGCAGGAGACGCCGGACACGGATATGGCGCGGCTGGTGCGCTCGGCTGCGGCGCCCGGCCTGAAGGACCGCGTGGCGGCATATCTGCAGGCGCGCTAG
- a CDS encoding cysteine dioxygenase has product MPESNNGLERLRRFIATATRLAAPQALDQTPELEAAFADLVRHDDWLPEACTAPHPQFYQQFLLHCDPLERFSLVSFVWGPGQSTPVHDHEVWGYVGMLRGSEINQRFVRDADGRLAPAGEATTLRPGDVERLSPAEGDIHQVSNAYPDRVSISVHLYGGNIGAVSRHVYDPDTGVAKPFVSGYSSPSMPNLWDRSAAVRATLV; this is encoded by the coding sequence ATGCCTGAATCGAACAACGGCCTGGAACGGCTGCGCCGTTTTATCGCCACCGCCACACGGCTGGCCGCGCCGCAGGCGCTGGACCAGACGCCCGAACTTGAGGCGGCGTTCGCGGACCTGGTGCGCCACGACGATTGGCTGCCCGAAGCCTGTACCGCCCCGCATCCGCAGTTCTATCAACAGTTCCTGCTGCATTGCGATCCGCTGGAGCGTTTCTCGCTGGTGAGCTTTGTCTGGGGACCCGGCCAGTCCACGCCCGTGCACGATCACGAGGTCTGGGGCTATGTGGGCATGCTGCGCGGCTCGGAGATCAATCAGCGGTTTGTGCGCGACGCTGACGGGCGTTTGGCGCCCGCAGGCGAGGCCACGACCCTGCGGCCCGGCGATGTGGAACGCCTGTCGCCGGCCGAGGGCGATATCCATCAGGTGTCCAACGCCTATCCCGACCGGGTCTCGATCAGCGTGCATCTGTATGGCGGCAATATCGGCGCGGTGTCGCGCCATGTTTACGACCCGGACACCGGTGTGGCCAAGCCGTTCGTGTCGGGCTATTCGTCGCCCAGCATGCCCAATCTGTGGGATCGGTCTGCCGCCGTCCGCGCCACGCTGGTCTAG
- a CDS encoding class I adenylate-forming enzyme family protein encodes MTIADATVVAAFARLWGQPEWAARTALVTAEETVSYADLRRRVGQAAGGLRAAGVAPGDYVGVAMERSLAQVLAILGVMAAGACPCPLEPRLSVEETARRVAAVGLKWMLADDDNAATARACGLPEARVLDAAQVAAGITDWAGADIAPQAPGLLLFTSGSTGNPKGVLLSHQGLVNNARGVLAHTGLTPSDRLLHVMPLHHTNALNNQIFTPLLAGASVALAGRFRAQDMPGLLAVFRPTIITGVPTMYARMLELTFDPDSLAGLRFARCGSAPITEALHRRIEAFLGCPLVVSYGLSEATCTSTMNPPDARRVGSVGTVLQGQDVSLRLPDGGVAPAGAEGEICIAGDSLMLGYLGVDSADAGAPGLLRTGDLGRFDAQGYLTITGRIKDVIIRGGENISPALIEGVVTGMAGIAACCVVGAPDDDLGETPVIFVQRNGESAPDAAAIQAEVLARLGRIYVPRDVCWTDRLPENAVGKVDRKALARQAAAREAVQ; translated from the coding sequence ATGACGATTGCCGATGCCACGGTCGTGGCGGCGTTTGCGCGCTTGTGGGGCCAGCCGGAATGGGCGGCTCGCACAGCGTTGGTGACCGCCGAGGAAACGGTCAGCTACGCGGATCTGCGCCGCCGCGTGGGACAGGCGGCGGGTGGCCTGCGGGCCGCGGGCGTTGCGCCGGGCGATTACGTCGGCGTGGCGATGGAGCGCTCTTTGGCGCAGGTGCTGGCCATTTTGGGCGTCATGGCGGCGGGCGCGTGTCCGTGCCCGCTGGAGCCGCGGCTGTCGGTGGAGGAAACCGCGCGGCGCGTGGCGGCGGTGGGCTTGAAGTGGATGCTGGCGGATGACGACAACGCCGCCACGGCCCGCGCCTGCGGCCTGCCCGAGGCGCGCGTGCTCGATGCCGCGCAGGTGGCAGCGGGCATTACCGACTGGGCGGGGGCGGACATTGCGCCGCAGGCGCCGGGCTTGCTGCTCTTCACGTCGGGCAGCACCGGCAATCCGAAAGGCGTGCTGCTTTCCCATCAAGGCCTGGTGAACAATGCGCGCGGCGTGCTGGCGCATACGGGCCTCACGCCATCGGATCGCCTGCTGCACGTGATGCCGCTGCATCACACCAACGCACTGAACAACCAGATCTTCACGCCGCTGTTGGCCGGCGCCAGTGTGGCGCTGGCCGGCCGGTTCCGCGCGCAGGACATGCCCGGCCTGCTGGCCGTGTTCAGGCCCACGATCATCACCGGCGTGCCGACGATGTATGCGCGCATGCTGGAACTGACGTTCGATCCGGACAGCCTGGCCGGGCTGCGTTTCGCGCGTTGCGGCTCGGCGCCCATCACCGAGGCCTTGCATCGCCGGATCGAAGCCTTTCTCGGGTGCCCGCTCGTCGTGTCTTATGGGCTGTCAGAGGCCACCTGCACATCCACGATGAATCCACCGGACGCGCGGCGCGTGGGATCGGTGGGCACGGTGCTGCAAGGCCAGGACGTGAGCCTGCGCCTGCCCGATGGCGGCGTGGCGCCGGCCGGCGCCGAAGGCGAAATCTGCATTGCGGGCGACAGCCTGATGCTGGGCTATCTGGGCGTGGACAGCGCGGACGCGGGGGCGCCCGGGCTGCTGCGCACCGGCGATCTGGGCCGCTTCGACGCGCAGGGCTACCTGACCATCACCGGGCGCATCAAGGACGTGATCATCCGGGGCGGCGAGAACATCTCGCCCGCGTTGATCGAAGGCGTGGTGACGGGGATGGCCGGCATCGCCGCCTGCTGCGTGGTGGGGGCGCCGGACGATGACCTGGGCGAGACGCCGGTGATCTTCGTCCAGCGCAACGGCGAATCCGCGCCAGACGCGGCCGCCATACAGGCCGAGGTGCTGGCGCGGCTGGGCAGGATCTATGTGCCGCGCGACGTCTGCTGGACCGACAGGCTGCCCGAGAACGCGGTGGGCAAGGTCGACCGCAAGGCGTTGGCGCGCCAGGCGGCGGCGCGCGAGGCTGTGCAGTAA